The following proteins are co-located in the Onychomys torridus chromosome 6, mOncTor1.1, whole genome shotgun sequence genome:
- the LOC118585835 gene encoding LOW QUALITY PROTEIN: L-lactate dehydrogenase B chain-like (The sequence of the model RefSeq protein was modified relative to this genomic sequence to represent the inferred CDS: inserted 1 base in 1 codon; substituted 1 base at 1 genomic stop codon), with amino-acid sequence MATLKEKLISPVTEEEAAXPDNTITVVGAGQVGKACAISILGKSLADEPALVDVLEDKLKGEMMDLQHGSLFLQTPKIVADKDYSVTANSKIVVVTAGVHQQEGESXLNLVQRNVNVFKFIIPQIVKYSPDCTIIVVSNPADILTSVTWKLSGLPTHHVIGSGCNLDSARFRYLMAEKLGIHPSSCHGWILGEHGDSSVAVWSGVNVAGVSLQELNPEMGTDNDCENWKELHKMVVDSAYEVIKLKGYTNWAIGLSVADLIESMLKNLSQIHPVSAMVKGMYGIENEVFLSLPCILNARGLTSIINQKLKDNEVAQLRKSADTLWDIQKDLKDL; translated from the exons ATGGCAACCCTTAAGGAAAAGCTTATCTCCCcagtcacagaagaggaggcag aCCCTGACAATACAATCACAGTAGTAGGTGCTGGACAAGTTggaaaggcatgtgctatcagcattctgggaaagtctctagcGGATGAACCGGCCCTTGTGGATGTCTTAGAAGACAAGCTCAAAGGAGAGATGATGGACCTGCAGCATGGGAGCTTATTTCTTCAGACTCCTAAAATTGTGGCAGATAAAGATTACTCCGTGACAGCCAATTCTAAGATTGTGGTGGTGACAGCAGGTGTCCATCAGCAGGAGGGGGAAAGTTGACTCAACCTGGTGCAGAGAAATGTCAATGTGTTCAAGTTCATCATTCCCCAGATTGTCAAGTACAGCCCTGACTGCACCATCATTGTGGTTTCCAACCCAGCGGATATTCTTACTTCTGTCACCTGGAAACTGAGTGGGTTACCTACACACCATGTGATTGGAAGTGGATGCAATCTGGATTCTGCTCGGTTTCGCTACCTCATGGCTGAGAAGCTTGGCATTCATCCCAGCAGTTGCCATGGATGGATTCTGGGTGAACATGGTGACTCCAGTGTGGCTGTATGGAGTGGGGTGAATGTGGCAGGGGTCTCCCTCCAGGAACTGAATCCAGAAATGGGAACGGACAATGACTGTGAGAACTGGAAGGAATTGCATAAGATGGTGGTGGATAGTGCCTATGAAGTCATCAAGCTAAAAGGATACACCAACTGGGCCATTGGGTTGAGTGTGGCTGACCTCATTGAATCCATGTTGAAAAACCTATCTCAGATTCACCCTGTGTCTGCAATGGTGAAGGGGATGTACGGCATTGAGAACGAAGTCTTCCTCAGTCTACCATGCATCTTAAATGCCCGGGGACTGACCAGTATCATCAACCAGAAGCTGAAGGATAATGAAGTTGCTCAGCTCAGAAAGAGTGCAGACACCCTGTGGGACATCCAGAAGGACCTCAAGGACCTGTGA